One window of the Candidatus Micrarchaeia archaeon genome contains the following:
- a CDS encoding OB-fold nucleic acid binding domain-containing protein — MKQFIKDLKIGEKVDSLFSVKYKHPIKEYTNGLMFLMGVADKTGEIEVTYWGNFDKTIAEKIHKSFSENDVIRIKGNVGEYKKKTKIDVNEPEGKIEITKEYDLEDFIPITDKNIEEMYEELKKYINSINDKNLKSLLNQFFEDETFIKIFKKCP; from the coding sequence ATGAAACAATTTATTAAAGATTTAAAAATAGGAGAAAAAGTTGACTCTTTGTTTTCTGTTAAATATAAACATCCAATTAAAGAATATACAAATGGATTAATGTTTCTAATGGGTGTTGCTGATAAAACTGGAGAAATCGAAGTTACATATTGGGGAAATTTTGATAAAACAATTGCAGAAAAAATTCACAAAAGTTTTTCTGAAAATGATGTAATAAGAATAAAGGGGAATGTTGGAGAATATAAAAAAAAGACTAAAATAGATGTTAATGAACCAGAAGGAAAAATAGAAATAACTAAAGAATATGATTTAGAAGATTTTATACCAATAACAGATAAAAATATTGAAGAAATGTATGAAGAATTAAAAAAATATATTAACAGCATAAATGATAAAAATCTAAAATCTTTATTAAATCAATTTTTTGAAGATGAAACATTTATTAAAATTTTTAAAAAATGCCC
- a CDS encoding NUDIX domain-containing protein has product MDDSLIIVDRKNEIMGWGGKSEIELLDMSFRCVHILVFLPDKRIVLPRFSMNKVKFPNMIHSSATGYVKRYEEYTDAAKRALWECLGIKKEELKEVGSFKIEYKKCLVFHKVYTTEIKNEKEITLNPLEFQNYEKKDIESIIEDLEKNRHKYTNSFLKSFEFIKKEKKKLFIFNNFK; this is encoded by the coding sequence ATGGATGACTCATTAATAATAGTTGACAGAAAAAATGAAATTATGGGGTGGGGCGGAAAATCTGAGATCGAACTATTAGATATGTCATTCAGATGCGTTCATATTTTAGTTTTTTTACCAGATAAAAGAATTGTACTCCCAAGATTTTCAATGAATAAAGTGAAATTTCCTAATATGATTCATTCTTCTGCTACTGGATATGTTAAAAGATATGAAGAATACACAGATGCAGCTAAAAGGGCGCTATGGGAATGCTTAGGTATTAAAAAAGAAGAATTAAAGGAAGTTGGCAGTTTTAAAATTGAATATAAAAAATGTTTAGTTTTTCATAAAGTATACACAACAGAGATAAAAAATGAAAAAGAAATTACTTTAAATCCATTGGAATTCCAAAATTATGAAAAAAAAGATATTGAATCTATAATCGAAGACTTAGAAAAAAATAGACATAAATATACAAATTCTTTTTTAAAATCTTTTGAATTTATAAAAAAAGAAAAAAAGAAATTATTTATTTTTAATAATTTCAAATAA
- a CDS encoding mechanosensitive ion channel family protein: MEVLTLNSLMGFNFPSEGSFSLFDIGLLILIFGILLVVLNILIYIFKRMTVHITEKTKMTLDDKLFSNIIKPFRFFSIIIALLIAVYLVFPEALFFKLYELNSHILTLESIFIILFIFGFTYLVNNLILAVLSWYKDEVAPKTKTKFDNQMIPIIKKMTSIVIYSIGIMIVLDLIGIEIGPLLAGLGIGGLAVALALQDTLSNFFAGMYMITDKPIEKGNYISFDGYEGYVEEISWRNTKIRSWDNNLIILPNSKLSQTTLVNYSKPNKTVTRILKIGVSYDSDPDKIVKVLEKTVKDTLKSTDAGDSNTVPIVKFSDFKDSAIEFKLIYGVIDYTKRFSFEDELKLNILKEFKKNNIEIPYPIQTIYLKEKVRKNKR, translated from the coding sequence ATGGAAGTTTTAACTTTAAATTCATTAATGGGATTTAATTTTCCATCTGAAGGTTCCTTCTCCTTATTTGATATTGGGTTATTAATTCTAATCTTTGGAATTTTATTAGTAGTTTTGAATATTTTGATTTATATTTTTAAAAGGATGACAGTACACATAACGGAAAAAACTAAAATGACTTTAGATGATAAATTATTTTCCAATATTATAAAACCATTTAGATTTTTTAGTATAATTATAGCATTATTAATTGCAGTTTATTTAGTTTTTCCAGAAGCATTATTTTTTAAATTATATGAATTAAATTCTCATATTTTAACTTTAGAAAGTATTTTTATTATCTTATTTATATTTGGATTTACATATTTAGTTAATAATTTAATATTGGCTGTACTTAGCTGGTATAAAGATGAAGTAGCACCAAAAACAAAAACTAAATTTGATAATCAAATGATACCGATTATTAAAAAAATGACTTCTATAGTAATTTATTCAATTGGTATAATGATTGTTTTGGATTTAATTGGAATTGAGATTGGCCCATTATTAGCAGGGTTAGGAATAGGTGGTTTGGCTGTTGCTTTAGCTCTACAAGATACGTTATCTAATTTTTTTGCAGGTATGTATATGATAACAGATAAACCAATAGAAAAAGGAAATTATATCTCATTTGATGGTTATGAAGGTTATGTTGAAGAAATAAGCTGGAGAAATACTAAAATTAGGTCTTGGGATAATAATTTAATTATTTTACCAAATTCAAAATTAAGTCAAACAACATTAGTAAATTATTCTAAACCTAATAAAACAGTAACAAGAATATTAAAAATAGGAGTTTCATATGACTCTGATCCAGATAAAATAGTGAAAGTTTTAGAAAAAACAGTTAAAGATACTTTAAAATCAACAGATGCAGGTGATTCCAATACAGTTCCAATTGTTAAATTTTCCGATTTTAAAGATTCAGCAATAGAATTTAAATTAATTTATGGAGTAATTGATTATACAAAAAGATTTTCTTTTGAAGACGAATTAAAATTAAATATTTTAAAAGAGTTTAAAAAGAATAATATTGAGATTCCATATCCTATTCAAACAATATATTTAAAAGAAAAAGTGAGGAAAAATAAGAGGTGA
- a CDS encoding 50S ribosomal protein L11, translating into MNKTTINALIEGGSATAGPPFGPALAPLGVNITEVIKKINDSTKDFKGMKIPIKVIVDKDTKEVEVEIGSPPTSELIKKEAGLKKGRTEKDKIAGDISLEKIVSIAKKKKTGILGKSLKDMTKEVLGSCLSLGITCNGKSPKEITKEIDKGEHNSLFGGE; encoded by the coding sequence ATGAATAAAACAACAATAAATGCTTTAATTGAAGGCGGTTCAGCAACAGCAGGTCCACCATTTGGTCCAGCATTAGCTCCATTAGGCGTAAATATAACCGAGGTCATTAAAAAAATAAATGATTCTACCAAAGATTTTAAAGGAATGAAAATACCAATAAAAGTAATAGTAGATAAAGATACAAAAGAAGTTGAAGTAGAAATAGGTTCTCCCCCAACATCAGAATTGATTAAGAAAGAAGCAGGATTAAAAAAAGGAAGAACAGAAAAAGATAAAATAGCAGGTGATATTTCTTTAGAAAAAATTGTGAGTATCGCTAAAAAGAAAAAAACAGGGATTTTAGGCAAGAGCTTAAAAGATATGACTAAAGAAGTTTTAGGAAGTTGTTTATCTTTAGGTATTACTTGTAATGGTAAGAGTCCTAAAGAAATAACTAAAGAGATAGATAAAGGAGAACATAATTCTTTATTTGGTGGAGAATAA
- a CDS encoding PQQ-binding-like beta-propeller repeat protein translates to MKKIFFIFLILFCFSFANTWELNLNSKVQTNIEIYNNSIFAGCINGDLVSIDLQKGNLNWKISHSIVPEKILIFNDLIVFYGDTSAYFYYSNGTLNKIYSFSSKIYGASVYDEEIYFTTLDGVYIFSKDISLIWDKKINCIKTKPIIDEYFVYFNCNNKIYALDKVNKNILWETDIGQVISFEKGDLRLFVSTADNKIKTLELTEGKEVWNYKAGGWITEIESDNKSVFFISNDYSVYALNADTGNLVWSTYIGDLTRLEINENIVLVGTKNNKIFGLDKNTGEEKFVLFTSNWPENLKIINDTVFYSTLDRDILSHNINHVCTFEYPNENSLIGSSEFELKGKVYSLDNSVKQVEIFLIGEDNQINSIAQGVDNWTAYIDPYFIKDGMLEVLCKVYPYENTIKRQLIKTPQVSLIEEMEIKYPSNVEVQETFQIYALNKYDRVINDIKIIYEGNEYVSINGYITMFFDTPGIKEIEISRKGYKSQTIQIQAGNLQSADDYTLFYLAGIIILIIAVIFLIKKIKK, encoded by the coding sequence ATGAAAAAAATATTTTTTATCTTTCTTATTTTATTTTGTTTTTCTTTTGCAAATACTTGGGAATTGAATTTGAATTCCAAAGTCCAGACTAATATTGAGATATACAATAATTCTATTTTTGCAGGATGTATAAATGGAGATTTGGTTTCAATAGATTTACAAAAAGGAAATTTAAATTGGAAAATAAGCCATTCTATTGTACCAGAAAAAATATTGATTTTTAATGATTTAATAGTTTTTTATGGAGATACTTCTGCTTATTTTTATTATTCAAATGGGACTTTAAATAAGATTTATAGTTTTTCATCAAAAATATATGGTGCTTCTGTTTACGATGAGGAAATATATTTTACAACTTTGGATGGGGTTTATATTTTTTCTAAAGATATTTCTTTAATTTGGGATAAAAAAATAAATTGTATTAAAACTAAACCAATTATTGATGAATATTTTGTTTATTTTAATTGTAATAATAAAATATATGCATTGGATAAAGTAAATAAAAATATTTTATGGGAAACAGATATTGGACAAGTGATTAGTTTTGAAAAAGGGGATTTAAGATTGTTTGTAAGTACTGCAGATAATAAAATTAAAACTTTAGAACTTACTGAAGGAAAAGAAGTTTGGAATTATAAAGCAGGGGGATGGATAACAGAAATAGAAAGTGATAATAAATCTGTATTTTTTATATCAAATGATTATTCTGTTTATGCGTTAAATGCAGATACTGGAAATTTAGTCTGGTCTACATATATTGGTGATTTAACCAGATTAGAAATAAATGAAAATATTGTTTTGGTTGGAACAAAAAATAATAAAATATTTGGTTTAGATAAAAATACAGGAGAAGAAAAATTTGTTTTATTTACTTCAAATTGGCCTGAAAATTTAAAGATTATTAATGACACTGTATTTTATAGCACTTTAGATAGAGATATATTATCCCATAATATTAATCACGTTTGTACTTTTGAATATCCAAATGAGAATTCATTAATTGGATCTTCTGAGTTTGAGTTAAAAGGAAAAGTATATTCTTTAGATAATTCAGTAAAACAAGTTGAAATATTTTTAATTGGCGAGGATAACCAAATAAATAGTATTGCACAAGGTGTTGATAATTGGACTGCGTATATTGATCCGTATTTTATAAAGGATGGAATGCTCGAAGTTTTATGCAAAGTCTACCCATATGAAAATACAATTAAAAGACAGTTAATTAAAACTCCTCAGGTTTCATTAATTGAAGAAATGGAGATTAAATATCCTTCTAATGTTGAAGTTCAAGAAACTTTCCAAATTTATGCTTTAAATAAATATGATAGAGTTATAAATGATATTAAAATTATTTATGAAGGAAATGAGTATGTTTCTATTAATGGATATATTACTATGTTTTTTGACACCCCAGGAATAAAAGAGATTGAAATATCTAGAAAAGGATATAAATCACAAACAATTCAAATTCAAGCTGGAAATTTACAAAGCGCAGATGATTATACCTTATTTTATTTGGCTGGGATAATAATTCTTATCATAGCAGTTATATTTTTAATAAAGAAAATAAAAAAGTGA
- a CDS encoding DUF84 family protein, translated as MKIAVTSKNKIKLNAVKNAYFSIGIKTEIIGFSANSSVGEQPVNEQTIQGARQRIEDIKPQVEETFDRIISIENGIFKEDNEWRDKAVVVLLNLKTKEESIGYSDYIVFPDKYVEKARKIGFDKITVSEVMFDDDYILDSKDPHKCISGIPRQVYLEDTLKKIVREVEK; from the coding sequence ATGAAAATTGCGGTTACTTCAAAAAATAAAATTAAATTGAATGCAGTTAAAAATGCATATTTTTCAATAGGAATTAAAACTGAGATAATAGGTTTTTCTGCTAATTCAAGTGTTGGTGAACAACCAGTGAATGAACAAACTATTCAAGGAGCAAGACAAAGAATAGAAGATATAAAACCACAAGTTGAAGAAACTTTTGATAGAATTATCTCTATTGAAAATGGAATTTTTAAAGAAGATAATGAATGGAGAGATAAGGCAGTTGTTGTTTTACTAAATTTAAAAACAAAAGAAGAATCTATTGGCTATTCAGATTATATTGTTTTTCCAGATAAATATGTTGAAAAAGCACGTAAAATAGGTTTTGATAAAATTACTGTAAGTGAAGTAATGTTTGATGATGATTATATTTTAGATTCTAAAGATCCGCATAAGTGTATTTCAGGTATTCCTAGACAAGTTTATTTAGAAGATACTTTGAAAAAAATTGTAAGAGAAGTAGAAAAGTAA
- a CDS encoding transcription elongation factor Spt5, translating to MLYASRVTTGQEHVVADMLVKKIKKEAHSIKSIAVFDDLRGYIIIEAENEADIRKAIFGLPHIRGVLSKTIGMNEIDGLIEAAKPPILSINKDDLVEVISGPFKGEKAKVMRVDKNKEELTVELIEAAVPIPVTIKADTVKVFKKADEE from the coding sequence ATGTTATATGCATCAAGAGTTACAACAGGACAAGAACATGTCGTTGCAGACATGCTAGTTAAAAAAATAAAAAAAGAAGCGCATTCAATCAAAAGTATAGCAGTATTTGATGATTTAAGAGGATATATAATTATAGAAGCTGAAAATGAAGCAGATATAAGAAAAGCTATTTTTGGATTACCACATATTAGGGGAGTTTTATCTAAAACAATTGGTATGAATGAAATTGATGGATTAATTGAAGCAGCTAAACCACCAATATTATCTATTAACAAAGATGATTTAGTTGAAGTTATAAGCGGTCCATTTAAAGGAGAAAAAGCAAAAGTAATGCGTGTAGATAAAAACAAAGAAGAATTAACAGTTGAATTAATAGAAGCAGCAGTACCTATTCCAGTTACAATTAAAGCAGACACAGTTAAAGTATTTAAAAAAGCTGATGAAGAATAA
- a CDS encoding protein translocase SEC61 complex subunit gamma: MGFIDFIRQSRRIFYTFYKPKYTEFKQIAVISGIGMILVGIIGLIIWFIFQIIP; the protein is encoded by the coding sequence ATGGGATTTATAGATTTTATAAGACAATCAAGAAGGATATTTTATACTTTTTATAAACCAAAATATACTGAATTTAAACAAATAGCAGTAATTTCAGGAATTGGAATGATTTTAGTAGGAATTATTGGATTAATAATTTGGTTTATATTTCAGATAATACCATAG
- the ftsZ gene encoding cell division protein FtsZ, translating into MTEEPQTYEEIMKKHNIDSKFLPNNNANQNSNSVNQTQSYTQNYLKNQLPQGVQIGSEDDAELLKFIEESKPKIYIVGAGGGGCNTLSRVAEIGIQGVNLVASNTDVQHLVKTRAKRKILLGKKLTQGLGAGSNPEVGENAAKESMDELKKSFEDASMVFLTCGLGGGTGTGSLPVIAQAAKAMGALTVAVVTLPFTSEGRTRMHNALQGLEKLQKQADTTIVIPNDKLLTIAPDLPLNTAFKVSDEVLAGAVKGIAELITKPGMVNLDFADLKTILKDAGCAVIGIGEASIEAKPDQRAMIAIETALNSPLLDIDITTADKALINVIGGEDMSLKEAEIIMKEVSNRISPSSHIIWGARIEDNIKKSTLRVLVVIAGTKMPKYTLENLERKSVEEELDLDLVG; encoded by the coding sequence CTCGAATAGTGTTAATCAAACACAAAGTTATACTCAAAATTATTTAAAAAACCAATTACCACAAGGAGTACAAATAGGTTCAGAAGATGATGCTGAATTATTAAAATTCATTGAAGAGAGCAAGCCTAAAATTTATATAGTTGGTGCAGGAGGAGGAGGATGCAATACTTTATCAAGAGTAGCAGAAATCGGAATCCAAGGAGTAAATTTAGTAGCTTCAAATACAGATGTTCAACATTTAGTTAAAACAAGAGCAAAAAGAAAGATTTTATTAGGTAAAAAACTAACACAAGGATTAGGTGCAGGAAGTAATCCAGAAGTTGGAGAAAATGCAGCAAAAGAATCTATGGATGAATTAAAAAAATCATTCGAAGATGCTAGTATGGTATTTCTAACATGTGGATTAGGTGGAGGTACAGGAACTGGAAGTCTACCAGTAATAGCACAAGCAGCAAAAGCAATGGGCGCTTTAACAGTAGCAGTTGTAACTTTACCTTTTACATCAGAAGGAAGAACAAGAATGCATAATGCATTACAAGGTTTAGAAAAACTACAAAAACAAGCAGATACAACAATTGTAATACCAAATGATAAATTATTAACAATAGCTCCAGATTTGCCTTTAAATACTGCATTTAAAGTATCAGACGAGGTATTAGCAGGAGCTGTTAAAGGAATAGCAGAATTAATAACAAAACCAGGAATGGTCAACTTAGATTTTGCTGATTTAAAAACAATATTAAAAGATGCAGGATGTGCAGTTATAGGTATTGGAGAAGCTTCAATTGAAGCTAAACCAGACCAAAGAGCAATGATTGCTATTGAAACAGCATTAAACTCACCATTATTAGATATAGACATTACAACTGCTGATAAAGCATTAATTAATGTAATTGGCGGGGAAGATATGTCTTTAAAAGAAGCTGAAATAATAATGAAAGAAGTATCAAATAGAATAAGCCCTTCTTCGCATATAATCTGGGGGGCTAGAATTGAAGATAATATTAAAAAATCAACATTAAGAGTATTAGTTGTTATTGCAGGCACAAAAATGCCTAAATATACATTAGAAAATTTAGAAAGAAAATCAGTTGAAGAAGAATTAGATTTAGATTTAGTAGGATGA